A genome region from Mercenaria mercenaria strain notata chromosome 11, MADL_Memer_1, whole genome shotgun sequence includes the following:
- the LOC123560077 gene encoding uncharacterized protein LOC123560077: MAVIIGHSQTKYFANYISDIDALCLSFSGCRVEDLIQYDGVPEAIANTSVVCIVCGINNIYFKKTRDEDDQIIGRFEKLYDDIKKLNPECKVVFSEVLPVSESDSRYHPSRDDVEETNRLAKVVNSALSCVAAVYPDVTYVSHPTFTNSHLAKDGLHLSYEGTKLVGKNIETEIKLVRENLRTHNTCLTYSQAVTQNNKICEYPRKSSDENKTMKEIRRKISREKPDQNRTVFIGKRANAEQPTKKVEVIQNELKTEPVLRKNGKKMAKNIQFNIPSASNRFEILEIESCELLTSKNDEEYSDTTHEEKRKIKGKYNKLPASDDFVQYGGGHPEVFMNIAKTLKNNVAIDILNSAKSGEVSEKISTDVPMKPKGGEIYLIDTNELPNKKDALFDRYFWRHDGSKHYPRNTNEPKLVKSIYKIRDKSNDKGFSTTFQRYTFKLTECDRFVLVQYIGDETSVKPTTHGNSKTSKEFVPTKPSVIEEIKENADNFSKTASIINRESRNKATCGLDFGLNTTRNVKQVENHLLKARRDKRLTQDDIYNLLEISYHLETYVHQIDIFPSLITIVGLPETMNEFNELLINDSGTTLKCYIDTTYKLGELFVTVFSYQHIIFESTPVIPVGFMLHEKRDQKYHERFLSILKQNIPNLGTSKHPIICDRELGITNAIKTIFPSVQMIHCWNHLKQDVKRWLQNRKASKDDLQVYITHIDTLLRCPSLESFNDKLDVMKKLWSQEFLRYFDKHLKTAITDHSMRKILDNFNIYNHYSGITTNPAESINNVLKSVQQRRELPVDMIVLTLFSVQKYDFTEIQCSRAGVGKYSLKNEWDFAKIEVEDIQILNSCGSPEEILQNVKDELDSIKKYTEKCNSQTYTPEKEQTDINIQSENVTETLCDSKSNNLIDKNIESDEISNIHSDLNGTLILDKEEDERKGKEHLISQEYLASKTIKENKIFFVPSMNAFMVEGVKSSKYVVTLDPKESCSCPSVGTCYHLMAVKSSLNMALGKPEKPVRKNLSLLRKNSKPRVAKKTGQKKPRKTDFDINPAPDSILATTPKRNETILTKTPRSDSKVILMTPKSDNKKSVLKRRLSMSVPTSKSKKRITFDDEEENVVSMDTTRNDEIEEKPEYWKEIYNLDIDDKNLILNDSGWLNDKHMSAVSEILQHQFPDVKGLQSTLNIAHYNEKLTQWNISKKMKNIEGPSIQIHFNGYHHWIASYRDNDNAIHVLDSLKSNRTLNSYINIQLCQIYGDSNLKHIDVNVPHIQQQTNSSDCGIFAIAFLVELCFNNYIIDTNLRFKIPEMRQHLIECIENGYFQPFPKVSKMPKMPKPETKSTKITLYCSCKHPACLDDVVKCSNKKCTIQWFHKRCVVGFLHENWVCKNCR; this comes from the exons GTTGTGTGTATTGTGTGTGGTATAAATAACATCTACTTTAAGAAGACCAGAGATGAAGATGACCAGATAATTGGACGTTTTGAAAAACTCTACGACGACATCAAGAAGCTAAATCCGGA gTGTAAGGTTGTATTTTCTGAAGTGCTTCCGGTATCCGAAAGCGACAGCAGATACCATCCGTCTCGTGATGATGTGGAAGAAACAAATAGGCTGGCTAAAGTTGTGAACTCGGCACTGTCCTGCGTTGCTGCTGTTTACCCGGACGTCACTTACGTCAGCCATCCGACGTTCACAAATAGTCATCTGGCAAAGGACGGTTTACATCTGAGCTATGAAGGCACTAAGTTAGTAGGAAAAaacattgaaactgaaattaaGTTAGTCAGGGAAAATTTACGGACACATAATACTTGTTTAACTTACAGTCAAGCAGTCacacaaaacaataaaatttgtgAATATCCGCGTAAATCTAGTGATGAAAACAAAACGATGAAGGAGATCAGACGCAAAATTTCTCGCGAGAAACCGGATCAAAACAGAACTGTATTCATAGGAAAACGCGCCAATGCAGAACAGCCAACTAAAAAAGTGGAAGTAATACAAAACGAACTGAAAACTGAACCCGTATTGCGCAAAAATGGGAAGAAAATGGCAAAGAACATCCAATTTAATATTCCGTCCGCGTCAAACAGATTTGAGATTTTAGAAATAGAATCGTGTGAATTACTTACGTCAAAAAACGACGAAGAGTATTCAGATACAACGCACGAGGAAAAGCGAAAAATCAAAGGGAAGTATAACAAATTACCTGCGAGTGATGATTTCGTTCAGTATGGTGGTGGCCATCCAGAAGTTTTTATGAACATAGCAAAAACTCTGAAAAATAATGTTGCTATTGATATTCTTAACAGTGCCAAGAGCGGCGAGGTCAGCGAGAAGATATCCACTGATGTGCCCATGAAACCAAAAGGGGGCGAAATTTACTTAATTGACACGAATGAACTTCCAAATAAAAAGGACGCTTTATTTGATAGGTATTTTTGGAGACACGACGGAAGTAAACATTATCCAAGAAATACAAATGAACCAAAATTGGTTAAATCAATCTACAAGATAAGGGACAAATCAAATGATAAAGGTTTTTCAACAACGTTTCAAAGATATACGTTTAAATTGACGGAATGTGACAGATTCGTTTTAGTTCAATACATTGGTGATGAAACTAGCGTAAAACCTACAACACACGGAAACAGTAAAACTTCAAAAGAGTTCGTACCTACTAAGCCGTCTGTAAtcgaagaaataaaagaaaatgcagacAACTTTTCTAAAACTGCAAGTATTATTAACCGTGAGTCAAGAAACAAGGCAACTTGTGGTTTGGATTTCGGATTAAACACAACGCGAAACGTGAAACAAGTTGAAAATCATCTTTTAAAAGCACGGAGAGATAAACGGTTGACGCAAGACGATATTTACAATTTGTTAGAAATTTCTTATCATCTTGAAACTTATGTGCATCAAATTGATATATTTCCTTCTTTAATTACCATTGTAGGTTTACCCGAAACAATGAACGAATTTAATGAACTTTTGATAAATGACTCTGGTACGACTCTCAAGTGCTATATAGACACAACGTATAAGCTTGGAGAACTGTTTGTGACCGTATTTTCATACCAGCACATTATTTTTGAAAGTACACCAGTAATACCTGTCGGTTTTATGCTTCATGAGAAACGTGACCAGAAATACCATGAACGATTTTTATCCATTTTGAAGCAAAATATACCAAATTTAGGAACTTCAAAACATCCAATCATCTGCGATCGTGAATTGGGAATAACTAACGCTATAAAAACTATCTTTCCTTCAGTACAGATGATACATTGCTGGAATCATTTAAAACAAGACGTTAAAAGGTGGTTACAAAATAGAAAAGCTTCTAAAGACGATTTACAAGTTTACATCACGCACATTGATACATTGTTAAGGTGTCCTAGTCTTGAATCATTCAACGACAAATTAGATGTTATGAAAAAACTTTGGTCGCAAGAATTTCTGCGGTACTTCGATAAACACTTGAAAACAGCAATTACCGATCATAGTATGCGCAAAATTTTAGATAacttcaatatttataatcattacTCTGGAATTACAACAAATCCTGCAGAAAGTATtaataatgttttgaaatctgTTCAACAGAGGCGCGAGTTACCCGTAGATATGATTGTACTTACTTTATTTTCCGTCCAAAAATATGACTTCACAGAAATTCAGTGTAGCAGAGCAGGTGTAGGAAAATATTCATTGAAGAATGAATGGGATTTCGCTAAAATTGAGGTCGAGGATATCCAAATACTAAACTCATGTGGGAGTCCCGAAGAAATTCTTCAAAACGTTAAAGATGAACTAGACTCAATTAAAAAGTACACTGAAAAATGCAATTCACAGACTTATACTCCAGAAAAAGAACAAACGGACATTAATATTCAAAGCGAGAACGTCACTGAGACTTTGTGTGATTCTAAAAGCAACAATTTAATTGATAAAAACATCGAATCTGACGAGATTTCTAATATACACAGTGATCTTAATGGAACGTTAATACTTGACAAAGAAGAAGACGAAAGAAAAGGAAAGGAACACTTAATTTCTCAGGAATATTTAGCTTCAAAaactattaaagaaaataaaatattttttgtgccGAGCATGAATGCATTCATGGTAGAAGGCGTGAAATCTTCTAAATATGTTGTTACTCTAGACCCAAAAGAATCTTGTAGTTGTCCGTCGGTTGGAACGTGTTACCATCTTATGGCCGTTAAATCTTCTTTAAATATGGCGCTTGGAAAGCCTGAAAAGCCAGTAAGAAAAAATTTATCACTTCTAAGAAAAAACAGCAAACCCCGTGTTGCGAAAAAGACTGGTCAGAAAAAACCTAGAAAAACAGATTTTGACATAAATCCAGCACCCGACTCTATTTTAGCAACTACTCCgaaaagaaatgaaacaattttaacaaaaactcCCAGAAGTGACTCGAAAGTAATTTTAATGACACCCAAAAGTGATAACAAGAAGTCAGTTTTAAAACGCAGACTATCAATGAGTGTGCCGACTAGCAAGTCTAAAAAGAGAATAACGTTCGACGACGAAGAAGAAAATGTTGTTTCTATGGACACAACAAGAAATgatgaaattgaagaaaaaccGGAATACTGgaaagaaatttataatttagatATTGAtgacaaaaatttaattttgaacgATTCCGGATGGTTAAATGACAAACATATGTCCGCAGTTTCTGAAATTTTACAACACCAATTTCCAGATGTAAAAGGACTCCAATCTACTTTAAATATTGCTCACTATAATGAAAAATTAACACAGTGGAATATTTCTAAAAAGATGAAGAATATCGAAGGGCCTTCCATCCAGATTCATTTTAATGGGTATCATCATTGGATTGCTTCATATCGAGATAATGATAATGCCATCCATGTTTTAGACAGTTTGAAATCAAACAGGACATTAAATTCTTATATTAATATACAGCTGTGCCAAATCTATGGAGATTCCAATCTCAAACATATTGATGTTAATGTACCTCATATTCAACAACAAACTAATTCTTCTGATTGTGGTATATTTGCCATTGCTTTTCTGGTAGAACTATGTTTTAACAATTACATAATTGATACAAATTTAAGGTTTAAAATACCAGAAATGAGACAACACCTGATCGAATGTATAGAAAATGGTTATTTTCAGCCTTTTCCCAAAGTTTCTAAAATGCCGAAAATGCCAAAACCGGAAACAAAAAGTACTAAAATCACTTTATATTGTTCATGCAAACACCCTGCATGTCTAGACGATGTTGTTAAATGTAGCAATAAGAAATGTACCATTCAGTGGTTTCATAAACGTTGTGTAGTTGGTTTTTTACATGAAAACTGGGTTTGTAAAAATTGCAGATAA